One Cellulomonas sp. Y8 DNA segment encodes these proteins:
- a CDS encoding alpha-1,6-glucosidase domain-containing protein, with translation MLRLRFSTPLFRLGDADLIRQKLTFPDAGADATPGVIVMHVDDTVGPDVDADLDGLLVVFNASPDAVTQELPALAGAAYALSPVQAAGGDDVVRTTTWDAASGTVTVPARTVAVLVRAADGAAPLDPGPGAPGTPGGGDPAGTPGGTPDGDPAASGPGAGGGGPLAVTGAQLLLGLLAALAAGGGGTWLVRARARAAAVAAVAAREGVADRLP, from the coding sequence CTGCTGCGGCTGCGGTTCTCCACCCCGCTGTTCCGGCTCGGCGACGCCGACCTGATCCGGCAGAAGCTCACGTTCCCCGACGCGGGGGCGGACGCCACCCCGGGCGTGATCGTCATGCACGTGGACGACACGGTCGGCCCCGACGTCGACGCAGACCTCGACGGGCTGCTCGTGGTGTTCAACGCGTCCCCGGACGCCGTGACCCAGGAGCTCCCGGCGCTGGCCGGCGCGGCCTACGCGCTGTCGCCGGTGCAGGCCGCGGGCGGCGACGACGTGGTGCGGACGACCACCTGGGACGCGGCGAGCGGGACCGTGACGGTGCCCGCGCGGACCGTGGCGGTGCTGGTCCGGGCCGCCGACGGCGCCGCCCCCCTCGACCCGGGCCCGGGCGCGCCCGGCACCCCGGGCGGTGGCGACCCGGCCGGCACCCCCGGCGGCACCCCGGACGGCGACCCCGCGGCCTCCGGCCCGGGTGCCGGCGGCGGCGGGCCCCTGGCCGTCACGGGCGCGCAGCTGCTGCTCGGCCTGCTCGCGGCGCTCGCCGCGGGCGGCGGCGGCACCTGGCTGGTGCGGGCCCGCGCCCGGGCCGCCGCGGTGGCCGCGGTGGCCGCGCGCGAGGGGGTGGCCGACCGTCTGCCATGA
- the purH gene encoding bifunctional phosphoribosylaminoimidazolecarboxamide formyltransferase/IMP cyclohydrolase — protein sequence MSHALPPVEPVADPTAGGTRRPVRRALLSVYDKSGLVELATALHAAGVELVSTGSTAGTIASAGVPVTRVEELTGFPECLDGRVKTLHPRVHAGILADTRRPEHLAQLDELGVAPFELVVVNLYPFTETVDSGATPDECVEQIDIGGPSMVRAAAKNHPSVAVVVDPARYDEVVAAVQGGGFTLAERTRLAAQAFVHTATYDVAVASWMGNVATTTDEVDGVSTGFPAWVGATWDRADVLRYGENPHQRAAVYTSGYGAAGLAQAQQLHGKAMSYNNYVDADAAWRAAHDHDGPAVAIIKHANPCGIAVGADIADAHAKAHACDPVSAFGGVIAANRTVTRAAAEQIAEVFTEVVVAPAYEPEALEVLSRKKNIRLLVVEGAPSAGVELRPISGGLLMQQVDRIDAEGDDPTTWTLAAGEAADPATLADLAFAWRAVRAVKSNAILLADGGASVGVGMGQVNRVDSCRLAVERANAGDAERARGAVAASDAFFPFADGLQVLLDAGVRAVVQPGGSVRDEEVVAAAAAAGVTLYLTGTRHFAH from the coding sequence ATGTCCCACGCCCTGCCGCCCGTCGAGCCCGTCGCCGACCCGACCGCCGGCGGCACCCGCCGCCCGGTGCGCCGCGCGCTGCTGTCCGTCTACGACAAGTCCGGCCTGGTCGAGCTCGCGACCGCCCTGCACGCCGCGGGCGTCGAGCTCGTGTCCACCGGGTCGACCGCCGGCACGATCGCGTCCGCCGGCGTGCCGGTGACCCGGGTCGAGGAGCTGACCGGCTTCCCCGAGTGCCTGGACGGCCGCGTGAAGACGCTGCACCCGCGCGTGCACGCCGGCATCCTCGCCGACACCCGTCGCCCGGAGCACCTGGCGCAGCTCGACGAGCTGGGCGTCGCACCGTTCGAGCTGGTCGTCGTGAACCTGTACCCGTTCACGGAGACCGTCGACTCGGGCGCGACCCCCGACGAGTGCGTCGAGCAGATCGACATCGGCGGCCCGTCGATGGTCCGCGCCGCGGCGAAGAACCACCCGAGCGTCGCGGTCGTCGTGGACCCCGCCCGGTACGACGAGGTCGTCGCCGCGGTGCAGGGCGGCGGCTTCACGCTGGCCGAGCGCACCCGGCTCGCCGCGCAGGCGTTCGTGCACACGGCCACCTACGACGTCGCGGTGGCGTCCTGGATGGGCAACGTCGCCACCACGACCGACGAGGTCGACGGCGTGAGCACCGGCTTCCCGGCCTGGGTCGGCGCGACCTGGGACCGCGCGGACGTGCTGCGCTACGGCGAGAACCCGCACCAGCGCGCCGCCGTCTACACCTCCGGGTACGGCGCGGCCGGGCTCGCGCAGGCGCAGCAGCTGCACGGCAAGGCGATGTCGTACAACAACTACGTCGACGCGGACGCGGCCTGGCGCGCGGCGCACGACCACGACGGCCCGGCGGTCGCGATCATCAAGCACGCCAACCCGTGCGGCATCGCGGTCGGCGCGGACATCGCGGACGCGCACGCGAAGGCGCACGCCTGCGACCCGGTCTCGGCGTTCGGCGGCGTGATCGCGGCCAACCGCACGGTGACCCGCGCGGCGGCGGAGCAGATCGCCGAGGTGTTCACCGAGGTCGTCGTCGCGCCGGCGTACGAGCCCGAGGCGCTCGAGGTGCTGAGCCGGAAGAAGAACATCCGGCTGCTCGTGGTCGAGGGCGCGCCGTCCGCGGGCGTCGAGCTCCGGCCGATCAGCGGCGGGCTGCTCATGCAGCAGGTCGACCGCATCGACGCGGAGGGCGACGACCCGACGACGTGGACGCTCGCCGCGGGGGAGGCCGCCGACCCCGCCACGCTCGCGGACCTGGCGTTCGCGTGGCGCGCGGTGCGGGCCGTGAAGTCGAACGCGATCCTGCTGGCGGACGGCGGCGCGTCGGTCGGCGTGGGCATGGGCCAGGTCAACCGGGTCGACTCGTGCCGGCTCGCGGTCGAGCGGGCGAACGCGGGCGACGCCGAGCGGGCGCGTGGCGCGGTCGCGGCCTCGGACGCGTTCTTCCCGTTCGCCGACGGGCTCCAGGTGCTCCTGGACGCCGGCGTGCGCGCGGTCGTGCAGCCGGGCGGCTCGGTCCGGGACGAGGAGGTCGTCGCGGCGGCGGCCGCGGCGGGCGTGACCCTCTACCTGACGGGCACGCGCCACTTCGCCCACTGA
- a CDS encoding PLDc N-terminal domain-containing protein produces MGHARAGKHWSELSTRRKIGTVVLTAAQLALTAAAYRDLAKRPPAQVNGPKAAWGLAILVNWVGPIAYFAKGRRTD; encoded by the coding sequence ATGGGACACGCACGCGCGGGGAAGCACTGGTCCGAGCTCAGCACGCGCCGCAAGATCGGCACGGTCGTCCTCACCGCGGCGCAGCTCGCGCTGACGGCCGCGGCCTACCGCGACCTGGCGAAGCGGCCGCCGGCGCAGGTCAACGGCCCGAAGGCCGCGTGGGGCCTCGCGATCCTGGTGAACTGGGTCGGCCCGATCGCCTACTTCGCCAAGGGCCGCCGGACGGACTGA
- a CDS encoding DUF6350 family protein produces the protein MSNAPGTRPDGRGSGAPGGRPRRRVVDDAAPPRFFVSDLDGAPRWVGGMLAGLQAALLSLLVVVLPAIAAYVATSAAPATTGIPWTRAVEVAAGLWLLAHGVPLTDAPSVTLVPLGLTALAVFGCYASARRSGYATRSAFGAGVGAYVGVVLVVGLATGVPLLHVGVGLLGAAVVAATGLGAGLLRRPEAPRFRDVVQPVRARLPEPVAHGVAAGTTALATLVLLAAVLATLWVLTGRSAVAEVVGSLRLDAVGGIVLAVAQLAYAPTLVLWALAWLVGPGFAVGTGTSFAVGGVQAGALPAVPLLGALPAPDVVGGVLVAVPVVTLLAGAAAALVLRRRLVTERALDAPVAGLVSAATAGLGALVLAALARGGIGPGRMTELGPEPALVALAVAAGVAVGALVVLLPGDRHVRAAVARAARRAWAGVTGSGRKG, from the coding sequence GTGAGCAACGCGCCCGGCACCCGCCCCGACGGACGCGGCTCCGGCGCGCCCGGCGGCCGGCCGCGGCGCCGGGTGGTCGACGACGCCGCCCCGCCGCGGTTCTTCGTGAGCGACCTCGACGGCGCCCCGCGCTGGGTCGGCGGCATGCTGGCCGGCCTGCAGGCGGCGCTGCTGTCTCTGCTCGTGGTCGTGCTGCCGGCGATCGCCGCCTACGTCGCCACCTCGGCGGCGCCGGCGACGACCGGGATCCCGTGGACCCGCGCCGTCGAGGTGGCCGCCGGGCTGTGGCTGCTCGCGCACGGCGTCCCGCTGACCGACGCCCCGTCCGTGACGCTCGTGCCGCTGGGCCTGACCGCGCTCGCCGTGTTCGGCTGCTACGCCTCCGCGCGCCGGTCCGGGTACGCCACCCGCTCCGCGTTCGGGGCCGGCGTCGGTGCGTACGTCGGGGTGGTCCTCGTGGTCGGCCTCGCCACGGGGGTGCCGCTGCTGCACGTCGGGGTCGGCCTGCTCGGCGCGGCGGTCGTCGCGGCGACCGGGCTCGGCGCGGGGCTGCTCCGGCGCCCGGAGGCGCCGCGGTTCCGGGACGTCGTGCAGCCGGTGCGCGCGCGGCTGCCCGAGCCCGTCGCGCACGGCGTCGCCGCCGGGACGACCGCGCTCGCGACGCTGGTGCTGCTGGCGGCCGTGCTCGCGACCCTGTGGGTCCTGACGGGCCGGAGCGCGGTGGCGGAGGTGGTCGGCAGCCTGCGGCTCGACGCGGTGGGCGGCATCGTGCTCGCCGTGGCGCAGCTCGCGTACGCGCCGACCCTCGTGCTGTGGGCGCTGGCCTGGCTCGTGGGACCGGGGTTCGCGGTCGGCACGGGCACGTCGTTCGCCGTCGGCGGGGTGCAGGCCGGGGCGCTGCCGGCGGTGCCGCTGCTGGGCGCGCTGCCCGCGCCGGACGTGGTGGGCGGCGTCCTGGTGGCGGTCCCGGTCGTCACGCTGCTGGCCGGCGCCGCGGCCGCGCTCGTGCTGCGCCGCCGGCTGGTCACCGAGCGCGCGCTCGACGCCCCGGTCGCCGGCCTGGTGTCCGCCGCGACCGCCGGGCTCGGCGCGCTGGTGCTCGCGGCGCTCGCGCGCGGGGGGATCGGTCCGGGGCGGATGACGGAGCTGGGCCCGGAGCCGGCGCTCGTGGCGCTGGCGGTCGCCGCAGGGGTCGCCGTCGGGGCGCTGGTGGTGCTGCTGCCGGGCGACCGGCACGTGCGCGCGGCGGTCGCCCGGGCGGCGCGCCGGGCGTGGGCCGGGGTGACGGGGTCGGGGCGAAAGGGCTGA
- the sucD gene encoding succinate--CoA ligase subunit alpha — MAIFLTADSKVIVQGMTGSEGSKHTTRMLASGTTVVGGVNPRKAGTSVEFPRGDGSGLTVAIPVFGSVAQAVEATKADVSVIFVPPAFTKAAVIEAVDAGVPLIVIITEGVPVADTAEFFAYAQAKGVRLLGPNCPGLISPGKSNVGIIPSDITGPGRIGLVSKSGTLTYQMMYELRDLGFSTAVGIGGDPIIGTTHIDALAAFEADPETDLIVMIGEIGGDAEERAAAYITEHVTKPVVGYVAGFTAPEGKTMGHAGAIVSGSAGTAQAKKEALEAAGVKVGTTPTETAELARALLS; from the coding sequence ATGGCGATCTTCCTGACCGCGGACTCCAAGGTCATCGTGCAGGGCATGACCGGGTCCGAAGGCAGCAAGCACACCACCCGCATGCTGGCGTCGGGCACCACCGTCGTCGGCGGCGTGAACCCGCGCAAGGCGGGCACCAGCGTCGAGTTCCCCCGCGGCGACGGCTCCGGCCTGACCGTGGCGATCCCGGTGTTCGGCTCGGTGGCCCAGGCCGTCGAGGCGACCAAGGCCGACGTGTCGGTCATCTTCGTGCCGCCGGCCTTCACCAAGGCCGCCGTCATCGAGGCCGTCGACGCCGGCGTGCCGCTGATCGTGATCATCACCGAGGGCGTCCCGGTCGCCGACACGGCCGAGTTCTTCGCCTACGCCCAGGCCAAGGGTGTCCGGCTGCTCGGCCCCAACTGCCCGGGTCTCATCAGCCCCGGGAAGTCGAACGTCGGCATCATCCCGTCGGACATCACCGGCCCCGGCCGGATCGGCCTGGTGTCGAAGTCCGGCACGCTGACCTACCAGATGATGTACGAGCTCCGGGACCTCGGGTTCTCGACGGCCGTCGGCATCGGCGGCGACCCGATCATCGGCACGACGCACATCGACGCGCTCGCCGCGTTCGAGGCCGACCCCGAGACCGACCTCATCGTGATGATCGGCGAGATCGGCGGCGACGCCGAGGAGCGGGCCGCGGCGTACATCACCGAGCACGTGACCAAGCCGGTCGTCGGCTACGTCGCGGGCTTCACCGCCCCCGAGGGCAAGACGATGGGCCACGCCGGCGCGATCGTGTCCGGCTCGGCCGGCACCGCGCAGGCCAAGAAGGAGGCCCTCGAGGCCGCCGGGGTGAAGGTCGGCACGACGCCGACCGAGACGGCCGAGCTGGCGCGCGCGCTGCTCAGCTGA
- the sucC gene encoding ADP-forming succinate--CoA ligase subunit beta: protein MDLFEYQARDIFERHGVPVLGGIVATTPSEARAAAETLLGADGATGVVVVKAQVKTGGRGKAGGVKIARSAEEAEQRAGEILGMDIKGHTVHRVMIAAGASIAKEYYFSLLLDRAERQYLAMASVEGGMEIEQLAVERPEALAKVPVDPRVGIDQAKADEIVAAAGFDAEVGPKVAAVLTTLWDVYREEDATLVEVNPLVLTEAGDVVALDGKVTLDGNADFRHEDHASLEDAAAADPLEGKAKEKGLNYVKLDGEVGVIGNGAGLVMSTLDVVAYAGQQHGGVKPANFLDIGGGASAEVMAAGLDIILSDPQVKSVFVNVFGGITACDAVANGIVAALGILGDEATKPLVVRLDGNNVLEGRRIIRDAAHPLVTLAETMDGGAAEAARLAATA, encoded by the coding sequence GTGGACCTGTTCGAGTACCAGGCACGTGACATCTTCGAGCGGCACGGGGTACCCGTCCTGGGAGGGATCGTCGCGACGACGCCCTCCGAGGCGCGTGCGGCGGCCGAGACCCTGCTGGGCGCCGACGGCGCGACCGGCGTGGTGGTCGTCAAGGCGCAGGTGAAGACCGGTGGCCGCGGCAAGGCCGGCGGCGTCAAGATCGCCCGCTCCGCGGAGGAGGCCGAGCAGCGCGCCGGCGAGATCCTCGGCATGGACATCAAGGGCCACACCGTCCACCGCGTGATGATCGCCGCCGGCGCGAGCATCGCGAAGGAGTACTACTTCTCCCTCCTCCTCGACCGCGCCGAGCGGCAGTACCTCGCGATGGCGAGCGTCGAGGGCGGCATGGAGATCGAGCAGCTCGCGGTCGAGCGCCCCGAGGCGCTGGCGAAGGTCCCGGTCGACCCGCGGGTCGGCATCGACCAGGCGAAGGCCGACGAGATCGTCGCCGCCGCGGGCTTCGACGCCGAGGTGGGCCCGAAGGTCGCCGCGGTGCTGACGACGCTGTGGGACGTCTACCGCGAGGAGGACGCCACGCTCGTCGAGGTGAACCCGCTCGTGCTGACCGAGGCCGGCGACGTCGTCGCGCTCGACGGCAAGGTGACGCTGGACGGCAACGCCGACTTCCGGCACGAGGACCACGCGTCCCTCGAGGACGCGGCCGCGGCGGACCCGCTGGAGGGAAAGGCCAAGGAGAAGGGCCTCAACTACGTCAAGCTCGACGGCGAGGTCGGCGTGATCGGCAACGGCGCGGGGCTCGTCATGAGCACCCTCGACGTCGTCGCGTACGCCGGGCAGCAGCACGGCGGCGTGAAGCCGGCGAACTTCCTCGACATCGGCGGCGGCGCCTCGGCCGAGGTGATGGCCGCGGGGCTCGACATCATCCTGTCCGACCCGCAGGTCAAGTCGGTGTTCGTCAACGTGTTCGGCGGCATCACGGCGTGCGACGCGGTCGCCAACGGCATCGTCGCGGCGCTCGGCATCCTGGGCGACGAGGCCACGAAGCCGCTGGTCGTGCGCCTGGACGGCAACAACGTGCTCGAGGGCCGCCGGATCATCCGGGACGCGGCCCACCCGCTCGTCACGCTGGCCGAGACCATGGACGGGGGCGCCGCCGAGGCCGCCCGCCTGGCCGCCACCGCCTGA
- a CDS encoding helix-turn-helix domain-containing protein — MTGTDPTTDSADGALAAATADDPATGLRAVRSLRVLADRLETLQVVRARELGWSWQDIADALGVSRQAVHQKHHRKA; from the coding sequence ATGACCGGCACCGACCCCACCACCGACTCCGCCGACGGCGCGCTCGCCGCGGCGACGGCCGACGACCCCGCCACCGGGCTGCGCGCCGTGCGCTCCCTGCGGGTGCTCGCCGACCGCCTGGAGACCCTGCAGGTCGTCCGGGCCCGCGAGCTCGGCTGGTCCTGGCAGGACATCGCGGACGCCCTCGGCGTGAGCCGGCAGGCCGTCCACCAGAAGCACCACCGGAAGGCCTGA
- a CDS encoding Clp protease N-terminal domain-containing protein: MFERFTAGARAAVVQSQEIARDLGDARISPAHLVVAVASVPDPAAEALAAQGADRAALLDAFDGDGLDASALAALGIDLDAVRRRADTVFGAGALDRADRARRPASGGRRGIAAGHVPFTRDAKKTLEVALREAIRLGHKRIEAGHVLLAVVRLSDTDGYALLRRAGVDPAALAADVTARLAAAAAA, translated from the coding sequence ATGTTCGAGAGGTTCACCGCCGGCGCCCGCGCCGCGGTCGTGCAGTCACAGGAGATCGCCCGCGACCTGGGCGACGCCCGCATCTCCCCCGCGCACCTCGTGGTCGCGGTCGCGTCCGTCCCCGATCCGGCGGCCGAGGCGCTCGCCGCGCAGGGCGCCGACCGGGCCGCGCTGCTCGACGCGTTCGACGGCGACGGGCTCGACGCCTCGGCGCTGGCGGCGCTGGGGATCGACCTGGACGCCGTGCGCCGGCGCGCGGACACGGTGTTCGGGGCGGGCGCGCTGGACCGGGCCGACCGGGCGCGCCGGCCGGCGTCGGGCGGGCGGCGCGGCATCGCGGCCGGGCACGTGCCGTTCACCCGGGACGCCAAGAAGACGCTCGAGGTCGCGCTGCGCGAGGCGATCCGGCTCGGGCACAAGCGGATCGAGGCCGGGCACGTGCTGCTCGCGGTCGTCCGGCTGTCCGACACCGACGGGTACGCGCTGCTCCGCCGCGCGGGCGTCGACCCGGCGGCCCTGGCGGCGGACGTGACGGCCCGCCTGGCCGCCGCCGCGGCGGCCTGA
- a CDS encoding AIM24 family protein has product MRSPIFDQANAEVQTAERFVLQSTKMLKVTLGPDVLAAKGAMVAHQGQVQFHHESSGSLARFVKRAMSADDQPLMRVSGPGEVFFARAAEHVFLLQLEGDAISVGGSSLLAFDAALQWDMHRTKGAGMMTGGFWNTLIQGHGTVALTSHGQPMILDCSQQPTFVDPNAAVCWSANLTPGVVSSMNVSSLLRGGTGEAFQYAFHGPGFVVVQPSEGYPVPTA; this is encoded by the coding sequence ATGCGCAGCCCGATCTTCGACCAGGCCAACGCCGAGGTGCAGACCGCCGAGCGGTTCGTCCTGCAGAGCACCAAGATGCTCAAGGTCACGCTCGGCCCCGACGTCCTCGCGGCGAAGGGCGCGATGGTCGCCCACCAGGGCCAGGTGCAGTTCCACCACGAGTCGTCCGGCTCGCTCGCCCGGTTCGTCAAGCGCGCGATGAGCGCCGACGACCAGCCGCTCATGCGGGTCTCGGGCCCCGGCGAGGTGTTCTTCGCGCGCGCCGCCGAGCACGTGTTCCTGCTCCAGCTCGAGGGTGACGCGATCAGCGTCGGCGGCTCCTCGCTGCTCGCGTTCGACGCCGCGCTGCAGTGGGACATGCACCGCACCAAGGGCGCCGGGATGATGACCGGTGGGTTCTGGAACACCCTGATCCAGGGGCACGGCACCGTCGCGCTGACCTCGCACGGCCAGCCGATGATCCTCGACTGCTCGCAGCAGCCGACGTTCGTCGACCCGAACGCGGCGGTGTGCTGGTCGGCGAACCTCACGCCCGGCGTGGTGTCGAGCATGAACGTCAGCTCGCTGCTGCGGGGCGGCACGGGGGAGGCGTTCCAGTACGCGTTCCACGGCCCGGGGTTCGTGGTCGTCCAGCCCTCCGAGGGCTACCCGGTCCCGACCGCCTGA
- the pcrA gene encoding DNA helicase PcrA yields MTSLFENLPLPGLALSDLGRLPAAVPPRGDLPGDGSGADAPRDGDAPRDRGRAPSIDADALLVGLNPQQRAAVLHHGGPLLIVAGAGSGKTRVLTHRIAHLLATRQARAGEILAITFTNKAAAEMRERVASLVGPSARMMWVSTFHSACVRILRREATTLGLRQSFSIYDSADSQRLLSLVARELDLDPKKYPPKALQSKISNLKDELVDPDAFAATAGGSNDFDQALAQVYTRYQQRLRQANALDFDDLIMTTVNLLQAFPAVAEHYRRRFRHVLVDEYQDTNHAQYVLVRELAGVGAADPGADAAVPRGELTVVGDADQSIYAFRGASIRNIMEFEADYPDATTILLEQNYRSTQTILSAANAVISKNPGRKPKRLWTDSGSGPKIVAYVADNEHEEARFVAEEIDRLGDSDGVRPGDVAIFYRANAQSRALEEVLIRVGLPYKVVGGTRFYERREIKDAVAYLRAIANPDDDVNLRRILNVPKRGLGDRSEAMVAGYAERERVSFGTALERLEEVPGLGTRAITGLRAFAEMMADLRALTESGAGPAEILSVVLDRSGYLAELRASEDPQDQTRVENLAELHAVASEFEQSDPEGDLADFLERVSLVADSDQIPSDDGGDDEGGEPKPDQGVITLMTLHTAKGLEFPVVFLTGMEDGTFPHMRSLADTDQLAEERRLAYVGLTRARQRLYISRAAVRTAWGVPNEFPPSRFLDDLPEDLIDWRRRESSNDRLRGPGGFLGGRSGYASGGGYGERSSSGSGSTQSWKKSSAASRAGEPPRKAPGSGGATFGSATPRPDAAIPTLTVGDKVTHDAYGLGTVVAVEGGGPNAVAKVDFGTEGTKRLLLRYSPVTKL; encoded by the coding sequence ATGACGTCGCTCTTCGAGAACCTGCCGCTGCCCGGACTCGCCCTCTCCGACCTCGGTCGCCTGCCGGCCGCCGTGCCGCCGCGCGGTGACCTGCCCGGCGACGGTTCGGGCGCCGACGCGCCCCGGGACGGCGACGCGCCGCGCGACCGCGGCCGCGCACCGTCGATCGACGCGGACGCGCTGCTGGTCGGCCTGAACCCGCAGCAGCGCGCCGCCGTGCTGCACCACGGCGGCCCGCTGCTCATCGTCGCGGGCGCCGGTTCGGGCAAGACCCGGGTGCTCACGCACCGCATCGCGCACCTGCTGGCGACCCGCCAGGCGCGGGCCGGGGAGATCCTCGCGATCACCTTCACCAACAAGGCCGCCGCCGAGATGCGCGAGCGCGTGGCGTCCCTGGTCGGCCCGTCCGCCCGGATGATGTGGGTCTCCACGTTCCACTCGGCGTGCGTGCGGATCCTGCGCCGCGAGGCCACCACGCTCGGCCTGCGGCAGTCGTTCTCGATCTACGACTCCGCGGACTCGCAGCGGCTGCTGAGCCTCGTCGCGCGCGAGCTCGACCTGGACCCGAAGAAGTACCCGCCCAAGGCGCTGCAGTCCAAGATCTCCAACCTCAAGGACGAGCTGGTCGACCCCGACGCGTTCGCGGCCACCGCGGGCGGGTCCAACGACTTCGACCAGGCGCTCGCGCAGGTCTACACCCGCTACCAGCAGCGGCTGCGCCAGGCGAACGCCCTCGACTTCGACGACCTCATCATGACGACGGTCAACCTGCTGCAGGCGTTCCCGGCCGTCGCGGAGCACTACCGCCGCCGGTTCCGGCACGTGCTGGTCGACGAGTACCAGGACACCAACCACGCCCAGTACGTGCTCGTGCGCGAGCTCGCGGGCGTCGGCGCGGCCGACCCCGGCGCCGACGCCGCGGTCCCGCGCGGCGAGCTGACGGTCGTCGGCGACGCCGACCAGTCGATCTACGCGTTCCGCGGCGCCAGCATCCGCAACATCATGGAGTTCGAGGCCGACTACCCGGACGCCACGACCATCCTGCTCGAGCAGAACTACCGGTCGACGCAGACCATCCTGTCCGCCGCCAACGCGGTGATCAGCAAGAACCCCGGCCGCAAGCCCAAGCGGCTGTGGACGGACTCCGGCTCCGGGCCGAAGATCGTCGCCTACGTCGCCGACAACGAGCACGAGGAGGCGCGGTTCGTCGCGGAGGAGATCGACCGCCTCGGCGACTCCGACGGCGTCCGCCCCGGCGACGTCGCGATCTTCTACCGGGCCAACGCGCAGTCCCGCGCGCTGGAGGAGGTGCTGATCCGCGTCGGCCTGCCGTACAAGGTCGTCGGCGGCACCCGGTTCTACGAGCGGCGCGAGATCAAGGACGCCGTGGCGTACCTGCGCGCGATCGCCAACCCGGACGACGACGTCAACCTGCGCCGCATCCTCAACGTGCCCAAGCGCGGGCTGGGCGACCGGTCCGAGGCGATGGTCGCGGGCTACGCCGAGCGCGAGCGCGTGTCGTTCGGCACCGCGCTGGAGCGCCTGGAGGAGGTGCCCGGGCTCGGCACGCGCGCGATCACCGGGCTGCGCGCGTTCGCCGAGATGATGGCCGACCTGCGGGCGCTCACCGAGTCGGGGGCCGGCCCGGCCGAGATCCTGTCGGTCGTGCTCGACCGCAGCGGCTACCTGGCGGAGCTGCGCGCGAGCGAGGACCCGCAGGACCAGACCCGGGTCGAGAACCTCGCCGAGCTGCACGCCGTGGCCTCCGAGTTCGAGCAGTCCGACCCCGAGGGTGACCTCGCCGACTTCCTCGAGCGGGTGTCGCTGGTCGCCGACTCCGACCAGATCCCGTCCGACGACGGCGGCGACGACGAGGGGGGCGAGCCGAAGCCGGACCAGGGCGTCATCACGCTGATGACCCTGCACACGGCCAAGGGCCTGGAGTTCCCGGTCGTGTTCCTCACCGGCATGGAGGACGGCACGTTCCCGCACATGCGGTCGCTCGCCGACACCGACCAGCTCGCCGAGGAGCGCCGGCTGGCCTACGTGGGCCTGACCCGCGCGCGGCAGCGGCTCTACATCTCGCGCGCGGCGGTCCGGACCGCGTGGGGCGTGCCGAACGAGTTCCCGCCCAGCCGTTTCCTCGACGACCTGCCCGAGGACCTCATCGACTGGCGGCGGCGCGAGTCGTCCAACGACCGGCTGCGCGGGCCGGGCGGGTTCCTGGGCGGACGCTCGGGGTACGCCTCGGGCGGCGGCTACGGCGAGCGGTCGTCGTCGGGGTCCGGGTCCACGCAGAGCTGGAAGAAGAGCTCCGCGGCGTCCCGCGCGGGCGAGCCGCCCCGCAAGGCCCCCGGGTCGGGCGGCGCGACGTTCGGCTCGGCCACCCCGCGCCCGGACGCGGCCATCCCGACGCTGACCGTCGGGGACAAGGTCACGCACGACGCGTACGGGCTCGGCACGGTCGTCGCCGTCGAGGGCGGCGGGCCGAACGCGGTGGCCAAGGTCGACTTCGGCACCGAGGGCACCAAGCGGCTGCTGCTGCGGTACTCGCCGGTCACCAAGCTCTGA